The genomic stretch tattcaaaatcatttatatttatttttgatgattaTACTTACAACATCATTGTTTGTTTTGTCAAAAAGACCATGAGCAAATACAGCCACTACaaacacattaattataaatgaaacaaaCAATGCAATGCAAGCCTCAATGAAGTAATACATATTCGCATCTCTGATTTTTGCGGGTTGTCTTCGATCAATATCTCtcgactaaaaaaaaaaatgaaaacttttcATGTACATTTATTGTCAAAGAATTGAAttagtgtatatttttactatttattgttCTTACTTTGACCAAGGCACTGTGAAGATACAAATTATGCGGCATAATGACCGCGCCAACAATTCCTACAGCTTGAAGTAATACCTTGTTATCGTAATTCATTCCATTGTACCATGGAACAAACATACCAGTTATAACGTCTATTTGAGAAGGCTTGGAAACAAcgtactaaaatataaaaaatcagttTAACATAATGCTAGACTCGAAGTAATGtaatcaatgaaatattctaGAAATAGATCTACCTCATAACCAAAGGTAATACCCATGATGCTAATGAGAAGACCAAAAAAAAGTTCTAATTTCCGTAAACCGTATTTAtccaagaataaaaatgtaaatgtatctATTACTGTAATAAGTACACCACCCCATATAGGAATCCTGGAAtccaaaaagagagaaatattccacatatcaatatttcacaaaatcaCTATAATCTATCATTTCTCTCTTGATTACAAATTCtttgtacatatacattgggcattatttacaatctcaagcctttgaaaaagaaaaaaaaagaaaagcatacaaaataatcaagtAAAAGCAACAATCATGCAAAgaataaatgcattatatatgcaactgtgcaaatataatacaatattttaattgtaataaattacaaaatatgtgtgccatgtaaattaaatttgtttatatacttttatataaattattaatatttatatctctatatttcgtatagttagaaaattttcaagtttttcaaTAATGACTAATTGCATTCAGCActgaaaagattaataacGCGAATCACGATGTTAAATGTTCTAGATCTCCATCTCTAATCTCAAGAATGTTTTTTACATGTTAGcttatgtgtgtattaaaggtaaatattaattttatcagagATACTTACACTTTATTTGATAAGAGATAAAGGGCAATAGCCGTTCCTATTACCTCTTGCATATCGCTACCAATAATAGCTATTTCAATCATTatccataaaataaatctaggTACTTTTTTGTATTGTCTATAACACATTTCTGCTAGATGTAGACCAGTTACTACACCAAGACGCGCACTGAGTCTTTGCATAACAAGACCTAAGAGTGTAGCGCTTAATAGCACCCATAATAACTGAAAATGAAGATGTAAGCAAAaagataattgcaaaaatattaatcaaacttttgcataatattaaaataaataaaacacattccaagcaacatttaattttaatgatccTTTGCCAAAAATGTACCTTATATCTTGCTACTACTCCAGATTGTAGATCTGATTCTATGTTACCAGGATCCAAATAAGCTATAGACATTAAAAAACCAGGTCCTGTAAAAGCCCATAATTTCCTAAAACTAAATCCTGCCTGCAAAGAAATTTCcacttataatttatgttaagaaataaagttataaaactataaagctttctaaaaatttcaaatattaatatattgtaagtaTTAAAgtctgaaaagaaaaaatatactctaataatatattaaataattatgcctAGCAATTATCTGTAAATCGTACACAAAAATACAATGTCAACTTACACTTGCTGTTTCTGGCACTTGCACCCTTTCATCGGCAAAATAGGTTTGATTGTTGTTCGAAGATAAAGAGGTGTTCTCAGTGACCTTTCTATTTTCTGTTTCATGCATACGTTGATGTGGCACAGTTGTGACAGTGGTGGCATCGCCACTGGATCTCACATCATAATTATTCTGCATTTTGTGTATTGATACAATACTCTAAAAAGAC from Cataglyphis hispanica isolate Lineage 1 chromosome 3, ULB_Chis1_1.0, whole genome shotgun sequence encodes the following:
- the LOC126848332 gene encoding protein Malvolio isoform X3, whose amino-acid sequence is MQNNYDVRSSGDATTVTTVPHQRMHETENRKVTENTSLSSNNNQTYFADERVQVPETASAGFSFRKLWAFTGPGFLMSIAYLDPGNIESDLQSGVVARYKLLWVLLSATLLGLVMQRLSARLGVVTGLHLAEMCYRQYKKVPRFILWIMIEIAIIGSDMQEVIGTAIALYLLSNKVIPIWGGVLITVIDTFTFLFLDKYGLRKLELFFGLLISIMGITFGYEYVVSKPSQIDVITGMFVPWYNGMNYDNKVLLQAVGIVGAVIMPHNLYLHSALVKSRDIDRRQPAKIRDANMYYFIEACIALFVSFIINVFVVAVFAHGLFDKTNNDVYKICEANNYTLGMETFKENNATIDADLYKGGIFLGCSFGAAAMYIWAVGILAAGQSSTMTGTYAGQFAMEGFLNLQWARWKRVLFTRTIAIVPTFLVAFFANMDNLSGMNDILNAIMSLQLPFATLPTIAFTSSVQIMGEFRNGIVNKVVSTALSILIITINIYFVIQTVQEDLPQHWAIFLGMSVYAILYLIFCAYLAIHMAVSMGATSLGNHWFVTKYIGTPVSPTLGISNPAVYARLLS
- the LOC126848332 gene encoding protein Malvolio isoform X1, translating into MQNNYDVRSSGDATTVTTVPHQRMHETENRKVTENTSLSSNNNQTYFADERVQVPETASAGFSFRKLWAFTGPGFLMSIAYLDPGNIESDLQSGVVARYKLLWVLLSATLLGLVMQRLSARLGVVTGLHLAEMCYRQYKKVPRFILWIMIEIAIIGSDMQEVIGTAIALYLLSNKVIPIWGGVLITVIDTFTFLFLDKYGLRKLELFFGLLISIMGITFGYEYVVSKPSQIDVITGMFVPWYNGMNYDNKVLLQAVGIVGAVIMPHNLYLHSALVKSRDIDRRQPAKIRDANMYYFIEACIALFVSFIINVFVVAVFAHGLFDKTNNDVYKICEANNYTLGMETFKENNATIDADLYKGGIFLGCSFGAAAMYIWAVGILAAGQSSTMTGTYAGQFAMEGFLNLQWARWKRVLFTRTIAIVPTFLVAFFANMDNLSGMNDILNAIMSLQLPFATLPTIAFTSSVQIMGEFRNGIVNKVVSTALSILIITINIYFVIQTVQEDLPQHWAIFLGMSVYAILYLIFCAYLAIHMAVSMGATSLGNHWFVTKYIGTPVSPTLGISNPAVYARTNPAFTIQESLRGSFTSIPE
- the LOC126848332 gene encoding protein Malvolio isoform X2; the protein is MQNNYDVRSSGDATTVTTVPHQRMHETENRKVTENTSLSSNNNQTYFADERVQVPETASAGFSFRKLWAFTGPGFLMSIAYLDPGNIESDLQSGVVARYKLLWVLLSATLLGLVMQRLSARLGVVTGLHLAEMCYRQYKKVPRFILWIMIEIAIIGSDMQEVIGTAIALYLLSNKVIPIWGGVLITVIDTFTFLFLDKYGLRKLELFFGLLISIMGITFGYEYVVSKPSQIDVITGMFVPWYNGMNYDNKVLLQAVGIVGAVIMPHNLYLHSALVKSRDIDRRQPAKIRDANMYYFIEACIALFVSFIINVFVVAVFAHGLFDKTNNDVYKICEANNYTLGMETFKENNATIDADLYKGGIFLGCSFGAAAMYIWAVGILAAGQSSTMTGTYAGQFAMEGFLNLQWARWKRVLFTRTIAIVPTFLVAFFANMDNLSGMNDILNAIMSLQLPFATLPTIAFTSSVQIMGEFRNGIVNKVVSTALSILIITINIYFVIQTVQEDLPQHWAIFLGMSVYAILYLIFCAYLAIHMAVSMGATSLGNHWFVTKYIGTPVSPTLGISNPAVYASLSLKR